In Ochrobactrum sp. Marseille-Q0166, a single genomic region encodes these proteins:
- a CDS encoding SH3 domain-containing protein gives MYRVLSQRFFMAALGSMALVLIIAPMLAHTHAAMAQTSAGTTFGASGLPVPRFVSLKPARVNLRVGPGRDYAVSWLFMKSGLPVEIIQEYDNWRRIRDADGTEGWVYQSLLSGKRTAITAPWLKNDQDAMITMRRDPSETSGLSAEVEPNVVGTVRECNGQWCRMDIQGIRGWIRQSDLWGVYPDEVFD, from the coding sequence TTGTACCGAGTACTTTCGCAACGCTTTTTTATGGCAGCGCTTGGCAGTATGGCTTTGGTGTTAATTATTGCGCCGATGCTAGCGCATACTCATGCTGCAATGGCCCAAACCTCAGCAGGCACAACGTTTGGGGCAAGCGGCTTGCCAGTCCCCCGTTTTGTCAGCTTGAAGCCGGCACGCGTCAATCTGCGCGTGGGCCCGGGACGCGATTATGCCGTTTCATGGCTGTTCATGAAATCCGGACTGCCTGTCGAAATTATTCAGGAATACGATAACTGGCGCCGAATCCGCGATGCCGACGGCACGGAAGGCTGGGTCTATCAGTCTCTCCTGTCGGGCAAACGCACAGCAATTACGGCCCCATGGCTCAAGAATGATCAGGATGCGATGATCACCATGCGCCGCGATCCGAGTGAAACCTCGGGCTTGTCGGCGGAAGTCGAACCGAATGTTGTCGGCACCGTTCGCGAATGCAATGGCCAGTGGTGTCGAATGGATATTCAGGGTATACGCGGCTGGATCAGACAGTCTGACCTTTGGGGCGTTTATCCGGATGAAGTATTCGACTGA